The genomic region GTAGCGACAACGGCCCTGAGTTCATCAGCCGTCGCGTGCAGCAGTTCCTAAAGAAGATCGACGTGGGTTCGTCGTTCATCGAACCTGGCAGCCCGTGGCAGAATGGATACGTCGAAAGCTTCCACAGTCGCCTCCGCGACGAATGCCTGGACTGCGAACTGTTCGCGACGCTGGCCGAGGCTCGTACGCTGATCACGGCTTGGCGACACACGTACAACCACCGCCGCCCACACGGCAGTCTGGGCGGCCAGACCCCCGCAGATTTCGCGTCGCAGTGGCCTGCTTCCGTTCGGGCTACGCCCTCACTCCAGCAGCCCACTGCGATTCCTTTTACCCAATCCGAACTCTCATAACGGTGGGCCAGGTTTTTGGGGCATTTCAGTTCACCAACCCAGCCACCCAGGCACTACATTGAGCAAATAGTATGTTGGCCCTTTCTTTTAGTTGCGATTCAATTGTTGGTTCCGTCATTGCCTTTTTCCTTCCGTAAGTTCGGGAGGAGATTGACATAAAGCGGATCACTTTTCAAGTATTATTTATAATTTATTGATTCAGCAAGCGTTTTCGCTTGCACTCTTTTTCAGGCTCCGAACAATTCGCTTTAGAGATTGTTTGGATGGGGTTTCCAAGACTGGAGACCCGCCAGGGAAGGTTGATCCTATCGATTCTCAGGCGTGAGACATTTCCAAGCCGGTTCCACGTCGCCATAGGATCCTTGGGCAAGTGTTAGACTGTCGATGCATCCTGGCTAATCGCAGCCTAGCTTCAAGGGGCAGTCGAAAAATTCGAATCGAATTTTTAGCCGCGCCGCGTGGCGGTAAACCCTTGACGCTGCGTCTTGGCGACGCGCCGGTCGGACTGCATCAGTCATCCACAACCCAAGGAGAAATATCATGACGACTACGAAACAAAAACCGGTATTCACCATTCGCGACGGAGCCTTGAAGGCCGCCGTCTGGCTCAACAAACGTGACGCAGGGCACTACTACTCCGTGACGGTTTCTCGCACCTTCAAGCAAGGTGATACGTTCCGTGATTCCTACAGCTTTAGCGGCACGGAGAACCTGCGAGCAGCCGAACTACACCGCAAGGCATATAACCGCCTACTCGAACTTCGCGGACAGGACCGTACGCCGCAAGAAGACGGTAGTATCCAAGTCCATTGAGCTCCTACGACCTATTTACAAGCAATGCCCGCTTCAATGTTGGAGCGGGCATTTTCGTCTATCTACCTCGATCAACCTAAGCTCGTATTGAAGCCCTCGAAATCGATGTACTCGACGTCAAAACTATCGTTCAAACCGAAACCACCGCTCCCAATTTGAACGGTCAACACGTTGACCGCA from Blastopirellula marina harbors:
- a CDS encoding integrase core domain-containing protein, with the protein product SDNGPEFISRRVQQFLKKIDVGSSFIEPGSPWQNGYVESFHSRLRDECLDCELFATLAEARTLITAWRHTYNHRRPHGSLGGQTPADFASQWPASVRATPSLQQPTAIPFTQSELS